Proteins co-encoded in one Malus sylvestris chromosome 7, drMalSylv7.2, whole genome shotgun sequence genomic window:
- the LOC126630041 gene encoding non-specific lipid transfer protein GPI-anchored 31-like, translating to MGAATRVWMSTVVMVMAVLSFGLGDCAAPVPAVDCSSLILNMADCLSFVSNGNTDTKLAETCCSGLKTVLKADASCLCETFKSSAQLGVVLNITKGTALPAAKVNH from the coding sequence atgggaGCAGCAACGAGGGTTTGGATGAGCActgtggtgatggtgatggcgGTGCTGTCGTTTGGACTTGGGGACTGCGCGGCGCCGGTTCCTGCGGTGGACTGCTCGAGCCTGATCTTGAACATGGCGGACTGCTTGTCATTTGTGTCGAATGGGAACACGGACACGAAGCTGGCAGAGACTTGCTGCAGTGGCCTCAAGACTGTGCTCAAAGCCGACGCTTCCTGCCTCTGTGAGACCTTCAAAAGCAGTGCTCAACTCGGCGTCGTCTTGAACATCACCAAGGGCACCGCCCTCCCCGCCGCTAAAGTCAACCATTAG
- the LOC126630104 gene encoding uncharacterized protein LOC126630104 — MSSSRRVHKQFVEQQKRLLAQQKELINLEDGGGGDGAFAIKEDSDDDHRRQRASHSRRVMKAVGQIAKPRRAANFDGKRERRGLLLEQKITAALRMLAYGASANQVDEIVRMGKTTVLESLIRFCSAIEALYTNEYFWTPTPRDMRRLLRKGEM; from the exons atgtcttcttcaaggagagTGCATAAACAATTTGTGGAGCAACAAAAAAGATTGTTGGCACAACAAAAAGAATTGATCAATCTCGAGGatggtggaggtggagatgggGCTTTCGCAATAAAGGAGGACTCAGATGATGACCATAGAAGGCAGAGGGCTTCACATTCCCGCCGTGTCATGAAAGCTGTAGGTCAGATAGCCAAACCCAGACGTGCTGCAAACTTCGATGGAAAAAGGGAAAGACGAG GTCTTCTTCtagagcaaaaaattacggctGCCTTacgaatgcttgcatatggtGCATCTGCaaatcaagtggatgagattgTGAGGATGGGAAAAACAACCGTTCTAGAGTCCCTGATACggttttgctctgcaattgaaGCCCTGTACACCAATGAGTACTTTTGGACACCCACACCAAGGGACATGCGAAGGCTtctgaggaagggtgagatgtga